From Halichondria panicea chromosome 12, odHalPani1.1, whole genome shotgun sequence, a single genomic window includes:
- the LOC135345359 gene encoding uncharacterized protein LOC135345359 isoform X1 — protein MASSTHGVESMESTDRTTGGNMLSIDDLHHVLNILIDARHKWYNIGLALNVRELTLRKIRANFQSLECKDVDCLREMLSHWLRNSRSTTWQNIIRALCSRSVDQRKIAENIAQSKGLTAPAAQNPIAFSASEDVSQPTERTLTQQHSASMPSLGGDYMSFAGDELSREHRASSTASMTCNLNNPTHAGPIDFPHMLRWNSPCDIRALKEISSPIDAAVHDDTAYFRPYQTRKIYLYNLTRGWSIAADCLVRDTSLVVLPVPYKQAVRFLLHTIGGVERKIHRQNKNEEEYTDAIYQLTDPAHREWTRSIYPILRTKRSQMAVVFSNGCLIIVGGNSAHGIIQTVDVLIVTSQDKVWHEVACLPYKVFRASGCVCNGMLYILGGYVVRDGDIVPTRNACVATVSQLVKSHTNDHDIFRKIQSLEFKHSGCVSFRNHVLAIGGSKFDTETHQQKGVKLVHVYHTGENVWKELKGQLSEPRCLGFAAAFENKQKLMTVGGYNRPYGTCTDTVEFAIIPSDEPEQVCQAPLQSEREAGVEEALVSDAQLDRVRERKAEKDSFKMDDVKKQRKMDKGKGRVSSRDESQSVHAQCTLL, from the exons ATGGCCAGCTCAACTCATGGTGTTGAA TCCATGGAGAGTACTGATCGTACAACAGGAGGAAATATGCTCTCTATTGACGATCTGCATCATGTTTTAAATATCCTTATTGATGCTAGACATAAGTGGTACAACATTGGGCTGGCTTTGAATGTTCGTGAACTTACTTTGAGAAAAATACGAGCTAATTTTCAGAGTTTGGAGTGTAAGGATGTCGATTGTCTACGAGAGATGTTGTCTCATTGGCTGCGAAATAGTCGATCGACAACCTGGCAGAACATCATCCGAGCTCTTTGTTCGCGATCTGTAGATCAGAGAAAAATTGCTGAGAATATAG CCCAATCCAAAGGTCTCACTGCACCAGCTGCTCAGAATCCAATAGCGTTCAGTGCATCAGAGGATGTATCACAACCGACTGAACGTACTCTTACTCAACAGCACAGTGCTAGTATGCCATCATTGGGTGGTGATTACATGTCCTTTGCAGGAGATGAGCTATCAAGGGAACATCGTGCCTCTTCAACTGCCTCAATGACCTGCAATCTCAACAACCCAACTCATG CTGGGCCCATTGATTTCCCCCATATGTTGCGATGGAACAGTCCATGTGATATTCGAGCTCTTAAGGAAATATCCAGCCCCATCGATGCTGCAGTTCACGATGACACGGCATACTTCAGGCCCTATCAGACCAGGAAAATCTATTTATACAATTTGACGAGGGGATGGTCAATAGCAGCTGATTGCCTTGTCAGAGATACTTCTTTGGTTGTGTTGCCTGTTCCTTACAAACAAGCTGTTCGTTTCCTTCTTCACACAATCGGTGGAGTCGAGCGTAAAATTCATCGGCAAAATAAAAACGAAGAAGAATACACAGATGCTATTTATCAGTTGACCGATCCTGCTCACAGAGAATGGACACGTTCAATTTACCCAATATTGAGGACGAAACGAAGCCAGATGGCAGTTGTGTTCAGCAATGGATGCCTAATCATAGTTGGGGGCAACAGTGCTCATGGAATAATACAAACAGTCGATGTTTTGATCGTTACATCCCAAGACAAGGTATGGCATGAGGTTGCCTGTCTTCCTTATAAAGTGTTTCGTGCTTCTGGCTGTGTGTGCAATGGCATGCTTTACATACTAGGAGGATACGTGGTTAGAGATGGAGATATTGTTCCAACAAGGAATGCATGTGTAGCAACAGTGTCGCAACTTGTTAAATCTCACACCAACGATCATGACATCTTCAGGAAAATACAAAGTCTGGAATTTAAACACTCTGGATGTGTGTCGTTTCGCAATCATGTATTGGCAATTGGAGGCTCGAAATTTGACACGGAGACACATCAGCAAAAAGGGGTGAAGCTTGTCCACGTCTATCACACTGGTGAGAATGTTTGGAAGGAGCTGAAAGGTCAATTGTCTGAGCCTCGATGTTTAGGTTTTGCTGCCGCTTTTGAGAACAAGCAAAAGTTAATGACTGTAGGAGGGTATAATAGACCTTATGGAACATGTACTGATACTGTAGAGTTTGCAATCATTCCCAGTGATGAGCCAGAGCAAGTCTGTCAGGCCCCACTACAGTCTGAGAGGGAAGCTGGCGTTGAGGAGGCGTTGGTGAGTGATGCACAGCTGGACCGTGTGCGAGAAAGGAAG GCTGAAAAAGATTCTTTTAAAATGGATGATGTAAAGAAGCAAAGAAAGATGGACAAAGGAAAGGGCAGAGTCAGCAGCAGAGATGAGAGTCAAAGTGTTCACGCTCAATGTACTTTACTTTAA
- the LOC135345359 gene encoding uncharacterized protein LOC135345359 isoform X2 — protein MASSTHGVESMESTDRTTGGNMLSIDDLHHVLNILIDARHKWYNIGLALNVRELTLRKIRANFQSLECKDVDCLREMLSHWLRNSRSTTWQNIIRALCSRSVDQRKIAENIAQSKGLTAPAAQNPIAFSASEDVSQPTERTLTQQHSASMPSLGGDYMSFAGDELSREHRASSTASMTCNLNNPTHAGPIDFPHMLRWNSPCDIRALKEISSPIDAAVHDDTAYFRPYQTRKIYLYNLTRGWSIAADCLVRDTSLVVLPVPYKQAVRFLLHTIGGVERKIHRQNKNEEEYTDAIYQLTDPAHREWTRSIYPILRTKRSQMAVVFSNGCLIIVGGNSAHGIIQTVDVLIVTSQDKVWHEVACLPYKVFRASGCVCNGMLYILGGYVVRDGDIVPTRNACVATVSQLVKSHTNDHDIFRKIQSLEFKHSGCVSFRNHVLAIGGSKFDTETHQQKGVKLVHVYHTGENVWKELKGQLSEPRCLGFAAAFENKQKLMTVGGYNRPYGTCTDTVEFAIIPSDEPEQVCQAPLQSEREAGVEEALAEKDSFKMDDVKKQRKMDKGKGRVSSRDESQSVHAQCTLL, from the exons ATGGCCAGCTCAACTCATGGTGTTGAA TCCATGGAGAGTACTGATCGTACAACAGGAGGAAATATGCTCTCTATTGACGATCTGCATCATGTTTTAAATATCCTTATTGATGCTAGACATAAGTGGTACAACATTGGGCTGGCTTTGAATGTTCGTGAACTTACTTTGAGAAAAATACGAGCTAATTTTCAGAGTTTGGAGTGTAAGGATGTCGATTGTCTACGAGAGATGTTGTCTCATTGGCTGCGAAATAGTCGATCGACAACCTGGCAGAACATCATCCGAGCTCTTTGTTCGCGATCTGTAGATCAGAGAAAAATTGCTGAGAATATAG CCCAATCCAAAGGTCTCACTGCACCAGCTGCTCAGAATCCAATAGCGTTCAGTGCATCAGAGGATGTATCACAACCGACTGAACGTACTCTTACTCAACAGCACAGTGCTAGTATGCCATCATTGGGTGGTGATTACATGTCCTTTGCAGGAGATGAGCTATCAAGGGAACATCGTGCCTCTTCAACTGCCTCAATGACCTGCAATCTCAACAACCCAACTCATG CTGGGCCCATTGATTTCCCCCATATGTTGCGATGGAACAGTCCATGTGATATTCGAGCTCTTAAGGAAATATCCAGCCCCATCGATGCTGCAGTTCACGATGACACGGCATACTTCAGGCCCTATCAGACCAGGAAAATCTATTTATACAATTTGACGAGGGGATGGTCAATAGCAGCTGATTGCCTTGTCAGAGATACTTCTTTGGTTGTGTTGCCTGTTCCTTACAAACAAGCTGTTCGTTTCCTTCTTCACACAATCGGTGGAGTCGAGCGTAAAATTCATCGGCAAAATAAAAACGAAGAAGAATACACAGATGCTATTTATCAGTTGACCGATCCTGCTCACAGAGAATGGACACGTTCAATTTACCCAATATTGAGGACGAAACGAAGCCAGATGGCAGTTGTGTTCAGCAATGGATGCCTAATCATAGTTGGGGGCAACAGTGCTCATGGAATAATACAAACAGTCGATGTTTTGATCGTTACATCCCAAGACAAGGTATGGCATGAGGTTGCCTGTCTTCCTTATAAAGTGTTTCGTGCTTCTGGCTGTGTGTGCAATGGCATGCTTTACATACTAGGAGGATACGTGGTTAGAGATGGAGATATTGTTCCAACAAGGAATGCATGTGTAGCAACAGTGTCGCAACTTGTTAAATCTCACACCAACGATCATGACATCTTCAGGAAAATACAAAGTCTGGAATTTAAACACTCTGGATGTGTGTCGTTTCGCAATCATGTATTGGCAATTGGAGGCTCGAAATTTGACACGGAGACACATCAGCAAAAAGGGGTGAAGCTTGTCCACGTCTATCACACTGGTGAGAATGTTTGGAAGGAGCTGAAAGGTCAATTGTCTGAGCCTCGATGTTTAGGTTTTGCTGCCGCTTTTGAGAACAAGCAAAAGTTAATGACTGTAGGAGGGTATAATAGACCTTATGGAACATGTACTGATACTGTAGAGTTTGCAATCATTCCCAGTGATGAGCCAGAGCAAGTCTGTCAGGCCCCACTACAGTCTGAGAGGGAAGCTGGCGTTGAGGAGGCGTTG GCTGAAAAAGATTCTTTTAAAATGGATGATGTAAAGAAGCAAAGAAAGATGGACAAAGGAAAGGGCAGAGTCAGCAGCAGAGATGAGAGTCAAAGTGTTCACGCTCAATGTACTTTACTTTAA
- the LOC135345362 gene encoding squamous cell carcinoma antigen recognized by T-cells 3-like isoform X3 has translation MDIGKGRVSSRDEGQSLGRKRPPPGREMSDDQQPAVKKQKFVAETGIVQLPSKKVPTVEAAKVETEGPKEARTVFVSNLSFKATEDELREIFTPCGLIAEIRLIRTRQSNKGNVYAYIEFATPDPVASALGLDKTEIEGRPMYVSQFKEKGRPVSSLGDKTPQRSDSKATVFVSHIAHHITDHELREHFQQCGEIKEVRLIKNREGRSKGFAYIEFTDESSANVAVARLNNSDELGMKRMSVAISNPPKGGSKGTFGGPETETGFKRPTFAPRDMQDNNPIVTSRRKTNIPLLPRALAKRAVSGDKRTLLVVLVVRGTNYPMTILENY, from the exons AAAGGGCAGAGTCAGCAGCAGAGATGAGGGTCAAAGTTTAGGCCGTAAGAGACCACCTCCTGGTAGAGAAATGTCAGATGATCAACAACCGGCGGTTAAGAAACAGAAAT ttgTAGCAGAGACTGGCATTGTACAGTTGCCCAGTAAGAAGGTTCCAAcagtggaggcagcaaaggttGAGACAGAGGGTCCGAAGGAGGCCAGGACTGTGTTTGTGAGTAACCTGAGCTTCAAGGCCACCGAGGATGAACTCAGGGAGATATTCACACCA TGTGGACTAATCGCTGAGATTCGGCTTATCAGGACACGTCAGTCTAACAAGGGCAACGTCTACGCCTACATAGAGTTTGCGACCCCTGACCCCGTGGCCAGTGCACTGGGGCTTGACAAGACGGAGATTGAGGGACGTCCGATGTACGTCTCACAGTTCAAGGAGAAGGGAAGACCTGTGTCTAGCCTGGGGGACAAG acacctCAGCGCTCTGACTCTAAAGCCACAGTGTTTGTGTCTCACATTGCCCACCACATCACTGACCATGAGTTGAGGGAACACTTCCAACag TGTGGAGAGATCAAAGAGGTTCGACTGATCAAGAACAGAGAGGGAAGATCGAAAGGTTTTGCTTATATTGAGTTCACTGATGAG tcctcGGCCAATGTGGCTGTCGCTCGACTCAACAACAGTGATGAGCTTGGAATGAAGAGGATGAGCGTGGCCATTTCCAACCCTCCCAAGGGAGGGTCAAAGGGCACTTTCGGGGGACCTGAAACTGAGACTGGGTTTAAGCGTCCGACCTTTGCACCCAGAGATATGCAAGACAACAACCCAAT agtGACAAGTCGGCGTAAGACCAACATCCCTCTACTCCCAAGAGCCCTGGCCAAGAGAGCAGTCAGTGGAGACAAGAGAACACTACTAGTAGTACTAGTGGTGAGGGGAACAAACTATCCAATGACGATTTTAGAAAATTACTAG